A window of Elgaria multicarinata webbii isolate HBS135686 ecotype San Diego chromosome 2, rElgMul1.1.pri, whole genome shotgun sequence contains these coding sequences:
- the LOC134393431 gene encoding transmembrane protein 151B-like: MSSEGEPESAAETIANTQETAGTAATDAGEEQQPVKQSLSSSMCRESHWKCLLLSVLMYGCLGAVAWCQLTQVTKLTFDSSFKGKSMIYHDSPCSDGYVYIPLAFLTMLYVVYLVECWHCRAKSELQYKADVESVYDRIARMKQATPCIWWKAISYHFVRRTRQVTRYRNGDAYTTTQVYHERVNTHVAEAEFDYSHCGFKDISKELMGLEWYSATKLKFTKCFSFANTESENSYLTQRAHFFTEIEGLDDYMEVREGMKLKNIDFKELMMAYGDPDHLPWYVSHYAFWVAALMMISWPLRVFMEYRTAYVHYHVEKLLGVEYRVSAVVEEPLYRYRIPRVSTQDSTELEWHICTNRQLIPSYSEAMLMDLTNAPICNGYSFCRYSEITRGCEHCHHASSTSSIFSRHAFYSCSGNSQVSLNTSRFSLCRIHGSHRTGLWRSHSSSIADRGCQNDQCCSHSSQLAINENPPTYHDARFFPVLIVHRPEGQEGRHFFLRRASCLETSL, encoded by the coding sequence CAACAACCAGTCAAGCAGTCTTTGAGTTCTTCCATGTGCAGAGAGTCCCACTGGAAGTGCTTGCTCCTCTCTGTTCTTATGTACGGCTGCCTAGGAGCAGTAGCTTGGTGCCAGCTCACACAAGTAACGAAGCTCACTTTTGATAGTTCTTTCAAAGGCAAGTCTATGATCTACCATGATAGCCCTTGCTCTGATGGCTACGTGTATATTCCACTAGCATTTCTCACCATGCTCTATGTGGTCTACCTGGTGGAGTGTTGGCACTGCCGTGCCAAAAGTGAGCTCCAGTACAAAGCTGATGTGGAAAGCGTCTATGACCGAATTGCCAGAATGAAGCAGGCCACGCCATGCATATGGTGGAAAGCCATAAGCTACCATTTTGTCCGACGAACCAGGCAGGTGACTCGGTACCGCAACGGTGATGCCTATACAACCACTCAGGTCTACCATGAGAGAGTCAACACCCACGTGGCTGAAGCTGAGTTTGACTATTCCCACTGTGGATTCAAGGACATCTCTAAGGAGCTCATGGGCCTGGAGTGGTATTCGGCCACAAAACTAAAGTTCACCAAGTGTTTCAGCTTTGCAAATACGGAGTCTGAGAACTCTTACCTGACACAAAGGGCTCATTTCTTTACAGAGATTGAAGGGTTGGATGATTATATGGAGGTCAGGGAAGGCATGAAACTCAAAAACATAGACTTCAAAGAGCTCATGATGGCCTATGGGGACCCAGACCATCTCCCTTGGTATGTATCCCACTATGCTTTCTGGGTGGCTGCTTTGATGATGATTTCATGGCCTCTCAGAGTTTTCATGGAATATCGGACTGCATATGTACACTATCATGTGGAGAAGCTCCTTGGGGTGGAGTACAGAGTGTCAGCTGTGGTTGAAGAGCCCTTGTACAGATATCGCATACCCCGGGTTAGCACTCAGGACAGCACTGAACTTGAGTGGCACATCTGTACCAATCGTCAGCTGATTCCCAGCTACTCAGAGGCCATGCTTATGGACCTGACAAATGCCCCCATATGCAATGGCTACTCCTTTTGCAGATACAGTGAAATTACTCGTGGCTGTGAGCACTGCCATCATGCTTCTAGtacctcctccatcttctctcgcCATGCCTTCTACAGCTGCAGTGGAAATTCACAGGTCTCGCTCAATACCAGCCGCTTCTCCTTGTGCCGGATTCATGGCTCTCACAGGACAGGCCTCTGGAGGAGTCACAGTAGCAGCATCGCCGATCGTGGCTGCCAGAATGACCAGTGCTGTTCCCACTCTAGCCAACTGGCCATCAATGAAAACCCACCCACTTACCATGATGCTCGGTTTTTCCCAGTACTAATTGTGCATAGGCCAGAAGGGCAGGAAGGGAGGCACTTCTTCCTCCGCCGTGCGTCCTGCCTGGAAACCTCACTGTGA